One stretch of Enoplosus armatus isolate fEnoArm2 chromosome 1, fEnoArm2.hap1, whole genome shotgun sequence DNA includes these proteins:
- the lrp3 gene encoding low-density lipoprotein receptor-related protein 3: protein MGLTELLLGLLWLRSAVLCAAGCSERVEVHTERRGVIYSPSWPLNYPPGVNCSWHIQGGQGEVITISFRNFDVAESGSCVRDWLLLTPTWNGEFRLCGSMLPPPFISTRGRVWLYFHSQANSSGQAQGFRLSYIRGHLGQSSCQSDEFLCGNGKCLPRSWKCNGQDECGDATDERSCSPPPTEAQPGLCPFGSLPCTEAQSTRCLPAALRCNGARDCPDGTDELGCPDTTCGKRLGNFYGSFASPDFFRANRSAVAELRCSWLLDTQDPKPIVLQLDLQLGPGDSLHVYDGLLQRAEHLLQVLSYHNNRRPALLESSRGQMSVLYMAQPHSPGHGFNATYQVKGYCFPGERPCGSDQGCYSERQRCDGYWHCPSGRDEEACPTCPDGEFPCEGGTGVCYPASERCNNQKRCPDGSDEKNCYDCQPGNFHCGTNLCIFETWRCDGQEDCLDGSDERDCLAAVPRKVITAALIGSLVCSLLLVIALGCALKLHSLRSREYRAFETQMTRMEAEFVQREAPPSYGQLIAQGLIPPVEDFPLYNPTQASVLQNLRLAMRRQIRRHSTRRSTSSSSSRRRLGHLWSRLFHSGGRTRGHAPLLDSPGPTQITLGLHSYRTVSVQGPQTRARSGAGLGDEVDAVGMPGSCCSVDLQPCTPESPASPLSSQSVDSPEEEELSPVSRESSRAPQCEPPTPVQSDSSAHSVPPSTPQETSVPLCHPRASRKLVLELAVNLKGVSLRRYSPLGPLSPISPPVFPSSSQTSTTYPHSQGPEVTSPSEPSPSSVKEEESDSHFTVEVPSREIRSRDERRRRRREAKSRLCRFSRTFNDEGGDSGRETTPC from the exons ATGGGACTGACGGAGCTGCTCCTCGGACTGCTGTGGCTGCGCTCTGCTGTGCTCTGTGCAG CAGGCTGCAGTGAGCGAGTGGAGGTCCACACAGAGCGCAGGGGTGTGATCTACAGTCCCTCCTGGCCTTTAAACTACCCCCCTGGGGTCAACTGCAGCTGGCACATCCAGGGAGGCCAGGGAGAGGTCATTACCATCAG TTTCCGTAACTTTGACGTGGCGGAGTCGGGAAGCTGTGTGAGAGACTGGCTCCTGCTGACTCCTACGTGGAACGGGGAATTCAGGCTGTGCGGCTCCATGCTGCCCCCTCCCTTCATCTCCACCAGGGGGCGCGTTTGGCTCTATTTCCACTCTCAGGCCAACAGCTCCGGGCAGGCCCAGGGCTTCCGCCTCTCCTACATCAGAG GTCACCTGGGTCagagcagctgtcagtcagatgAATTCCTGTGTGGGAACGGGAAGTGTCTTCCTCGCTCCTGGAAGTGCAACGGTCAGGATGAGTGTGGGGATGCCACCGACGAACGCAGCTGCTCCCCCCCTCCCACCGAGGCCCAGCCTGGCCTCTGCCCTTTCGGATCCCTCCCGTGCACCGAGGCCCAGTCCACCCGCTGTCTGCCTGCCGCCCTGCGCTGCAACGGAGCCCGCGACTGTCCCGACGGCACAGACGAGCTGGGTTGCCCCGACACCACCTGTGGTAAGCGCCTGGGGAACTTCTACGGCTCCTTTGCCTCCCCAGATTTTTTCCGGGCTAACAGGAGTGCCGTGGCGGAGCTGAGGTGCTCCTGGCTGCTGGACACCCAGGACCCCAAGCCAATCGTGCTGCAGCTGGACCTGCAGCTCGGGCCCGGAGATTCGCTGCACGTCTACGATGGCCTTCTGCAGCGGGCAGAGCACCTCTTGCAGGTGCTGTCGTATCATAACAACAGGCGCCCGGCGCTGCTGGAGTCGAGTCGGGGACAGATGAGTGTTTTGTACATGGCCCAGCCGCACAGCCCAGGACATGGCTTCAATGCCACAtaccag GTCAAAGGTTACTGTTTTCCCGGTGAGCGTCCCTGTGGCAGTGACCAGGGCTGCTACTCTGAACGCCAACGCTGCGACGGCTACTGGCACTGTCCGTCCGGCCGCGACGAGGAGGCCTGCCCGACGTGCCCAGACGGGGAGTTCCCCTGCGAGGGCGGCACAGGTGTGTGTTACCCGGCCTCTGAGCGCTGCAACAACCAGAAGAGGTGCCCGGATGGGTCGGACGAGAAGAACTGCTACGACTGTCAACCCGGAAACTTCCACTGCGGGACCAACCTGTGCATCTTTGAGACGTGGCGGTGTGACGGCCAGGAGGACTGCTTGGACGGGAGCGATGAGAGGGACTGCCTGGCGGCGGTGCCTCGGAAAGTCATCACGGCCGCCCTGATCGGCAGTCTGGTCTGCAGTCTCCTTCTAGTCATCGCCCTCGGCTGCGCCCTCAAACTGCACTCCCTCAGGAGCAGAGAGTACCG AGCTTTTGAGACTCAGATGACTCGCATGGAGGCCGAGTTTGTACAGAGAGAGGCTCCCCCGTCGTATGGCCAGTTAATCGCCCAGGGTCTCATTCCTCCAGTGGAGGATTTCCCACTTTACAACCCCACCCAG GCCTCTGTGTTACAGAACCTGCGGTTGGCGATGCGCAGGCAGATCAGACGTCACTCCACGCGgcgctccacctcctcctcctcttctcgcCGGCGCCTCGGCCACCTGTGGAGTCGCCTGTTCCACAGTGGAGGGCGAACAAGAGGCCACGCCCCCCTGCTCGACTCCCCCGGACCCACACAGATCACACTGGGGCTCCACAGTTACCGAACTGTGAGTGTGCAGGGCCCCCAGACAAGGGCCAGGTCTGGAGCCGGGCTCGGGGATGAGGTTGATGCGGTGGGTATGCCGGGCTCCTGCTGCTCCGTGGACCTGCAGCCCTGCACGCCGGAGAGCCCTGCGTCACCTCTCTCCTCACAGTCAGTGGACAgtccagaggaagaggaactgTCACCTGTCAGCAGGGAAAGCAGCAGGGCTCCACAGTGTGAGCCCCCCACCCCCGTTCAGAGTGACTCTTCAGCCCACAGCGTACCCCCTTCCACTCCCCAGGAAACCTCTGTACCCCTGTGCCACCCCCGGGCATCTAGGAAACTGGTTCTGGAGCTTGCTGTTAACCTAAAGGGTGTTTCCTTGAGACGTTACTCCCCCTTGGGGCCCTTATCCCCTATCTCACCCCCTGTGTTTCCCAGCAG
- the dnaja2a gene encoding dnaJ homolog subfamily A member 2a, producing MATVVDTKLYDILGVSPSATENELKKAYRKLAKEYHPDKNPNAGDKFKEISFAYEVLTNPEKKELYDRYGEQGLREGGGGGPGMDDIFSHIFGGGLFGFMGGQGSRSRNGGRRRGEDMVHPLKVSLDDLYNGKTTKLQLSKNVLCSTCNGQGGKTGAVQKCTTCRGRGMRIMIRQLAPGMVQQMQSVCTDCNGEGEVISEKDRCKKCEGKKVVKEVKILEVHVDKGMKHGQKITFGGEADQAPGVEPGDIVLVLQEKDNETFRRDGNDLFMNHKIGLVEALCGFQFMLKHLDGRQIVVKYPAGKVIEPGSVRVVRGEGMPQYRNPFEKGDLYVKFDVQFPDNNWISPEKLVELEDMLPSRSEPPIITGDTEEVDLQDYDVSQSSTSGSRREAYNDSSDEEGGHHGPGVQCAHQ from the exons ATGGCGACTGTTGTCGATACAAAACTATACGACATTCTCGGAGTGTCTCCATCCGCAACTGAAAATGAGTTAAAGAAG GCATACCGGAAACTGGCTAAAGAATACCACCCTGACAAGAACCCAAATGCCGGTGACAAG TTCAAAGAAATCAGTTTTGCTTATGAGGTGCTGACCAACCCTGAAAAGAAGGAACTTTATGACCGCTATGGAGAACAGGGCTTGCGggaaggaggtgggggtggcCCAGGGATGGACGATATCTTCTCCCACATCTTTGGCGGGGGGCTCTTTGGATTCATGGGTGGCCAGGGGAGTCGCTCCAGGAATGGAGgtcggaggagaggagaggacatggtCCATCCACTCAA GGTGTCACTGGATGACCTTTACAATGGGAAAACAACTAAACTACAACTTAGCAAGAATGTACTGTGTAGCACTTGTAATGG GCAGGGAGGCAAGACGGGCgctgtacaaaaatgtacaacatgTAGGGGGCGTGGCATGCGCATCATGATCAGACAGCTGGCCCCAGGGATGGTCCAGCAGATGCAGTCTGTGTGCACTGATTGTAATGGAGAAG GTGAAGTTATCAGTGAGAAAGACCGCTGTAAAAAATGTGAGGGCAAGAAAGTTGTGAAGGAGGTGAAGATTCTGGAGGTACACGTGGATAAAGGCATGAAGCACGGCCAGAAAATTACCTTTGGGGGGGAGGCTGACCAGGCACCTGGCGTCGAGCCTGGGGATATAGTCCTTGTCCTGCAGGAAAAAGATAATGAG ACATTCAGGCGAGATGGCAATGACCTGTTCATGAACCACAAGATTGGGCTGGTGGAGGCGCTGTGCGGCTTCCAGTTTATGCTGAAACACTTAGACGGAAGACAGATCGTTGTGAAGTACCCTGCTGGCAAAGTCATTGAACCAG GCTCCGTCCGCGTGGTGCGAGGAGAGGGCATGCCACAGTACAGAAACCCCTTTGAGAAGGGAGATCTGTATGTAAAGTTTGATGTCCAGTTCCCCGACAACAACTGGATCAGCCCTGAGAAACTTGTG GAGCTGGAGGACATGCTGCCCTCACGGTCAGAGCCGCCCATCATCACTGGAGACACGGAGGAGGTCGACCTGCAGGATTATGACGTCAGCCAGAGCTCGACATCGGGTAGCCGCAGAGAGGCCTACAACGACAGCTCCGACGAAGAGGGTGGCCACCACGGGCCAGGGGTACAGTGTGCCCACCAGTAG